Proteins encoded in a region of the Misgurnus anguillicaudatus chromosome 9, ASM2758022v2, whole genome shotgun sequence genome:
- the onecut2 gene encoding one cut domain family member 2 isoform X3 produces the protein MKTAYDAYRCLAKDLDAYAMNPEMTMDIGNLHGGISHDQDLMSSHSPHHNRNAGASLRIHQDLTVASSRSAMVSSMASILDGAGGEYRPELSLPLHHAMSMPCDTSPPGMSGTYTTLTPLQPLPPISTVSDKFHHPHHHHHHHHQRLSGNVSGSFTLMRDERALPAMNNLYSPYHKDMSGMGQSLSPLASSPLGNGLGSIHNAQQSLHNYGAHGHDKMLSSNFDAHTAMLARGDQHLSRGLGGPAAGMMPHLNGMHHTGHPSHPQSHGPVLASSRDRPPSSSSSSVTPGAGSGQLEEINTKEVAQRITAELKRYSIPQAIFAQRVLCRSQGTLSDLLRNPKPWSKLKSGRETFRRMWKWLQEPEFQRMSALRLAGKTSVQTKRAGSRQRQEQYTKEIAAGFHRPAAENTSGHL, from the coding sequence ATGAAGACCGCCTATGACGCCTATCGATGCCTGGCCAAGGATTTGGATGCGTACGCCATGAACCCAGAGATGACAATGGACATTGGCAACCTACACGGTGGAATAAGCCACGATCAGGACTTGATGAGTAGCCACAGCCCCCATCACAATCGGAACGCGGGGGCTTCTTTACGGATACACCAGGATCTGACCGTGGCATCGTCGCGCTCCGCGATGGTCTCCAGCATGGCATCGATTCTGGACGGCGCCGGAGGAGAGTACCGTCCGGAGCTGTCGCTGCCGCTCCATCACGCCATGAGCATGCCGTGCGACACATCCCCGCCCGGGATGAGCGGTACGTACACCACGCTGACCCCGCTACAGCCATTACCGCCCATCTCGACGGTGTCCGACAAATTCCACCATCCGCATCACCACCACCATCACCACCATCAACGTCTCTCTGGGAACGTGAGCGGGAGTTTTACTCTCATGCGGGATGAGAGAGCTCTACCGGCCATGAACAACCTCTACAGCCCCTATCATAAAGACATGAGCGGGATGGGTCAGAGCTTGTCCCCCCTGGCCAGCAGTCCGTTAGGAAACGGCCTGGGCTCCATCCACAACGCCCAGCAGTCGCTCCACAACTACGGGGCGCACGGGCACGACAAGATGCTGAGCTCCAACTTTGACGCCCACACTGCCATGTTGGCCAGAGGGGACCAGCACCTCTCCAGGGGCCTCGGTGGCCCCGCGGCGGGCATGATGCCCCATCTGAACGGGATGCACCACACCGGGCATCCGAGCCATCCTCAATCCCACGGGCCCGTGTTGGCTTCCAGCCGGGACAGACcgccctcctcctcctcctcgtcCGTGACTCCGGGCGCCGGCTCGGGACAGCTCGAGGAGATCAACACCAAAGAAGTGGCTCAGCGCATCACGGCCGAGCTGAAGCGCTACAGCATCCCGCAGGCCATCTTCGCGCAACGGGTTCTGTGCCGTTCGCAGGGCACCTTGTCGGACCTGCTGCGGAACCCGAAACCCTGGAGTAAACTCAAGTCCGGACGGGAGACGTTTCGGAGGATGTGGAAATGGTTACAGGAGCCCGAGTTTCAGAGGATGTCGGCCCTTCGGCTTGCAGGTAAGACAAG
- the onecut2 gene encoding one cut domain family member 2 isoform X2 — MKTAYDAYRCLAKDLDAYAMNPEMTMDIGNLHGGISHDQDLMSSHSPHHNRNAGASLRIHQDLTVASSRSAMVSSMASILDGAGGEYRPELSLPLHHAMSMPCDTSPPGMSGTYTTLTPLQPLPPISTVSDKFHHPHHHHHHHHQRLSGNVSGSFTLMRDERALPAMNNLYSPYHKDMSGMGQSLSPLASSPLGNGLGSIHNAQQSLHNYGAHGHDKMLSSNFDAHTAMLARGDQHLSRGLGGPAAGMMPHLNGMHHTGHPSHPQSHGPVLASSRDRPPSSSSSSVTPGAGSGQLEEINTKEVAQRITAELKRYSIPQAIFAQRVLCRSQGTLSDLLRNPKPWSKLKSGRETFRRMWKWLQEPEFQRMSALRLAVILRGFSTALRIVPKPHGRLEMFAVEALMLRPCRVPVSQMALGWGGIM; from the exons ATGAAGACCGCCTATGACGCCTATCGATGCCTGGCCAAGGATTTGGATGCGTACGCCATGAACCCAGAGATGACAATGGACATTGGCAACCTACACGGTGGAATAAGCCACGATCAGGACTTGATGAGTAGCCACAGCCCCCATCACAATCGGAACGCGGGGGCTTCTTTACGGATACACCAGGATCTGACCGTGGCATCGTCGCGCTCCGCGATGGTCTCCAGCATGGCATCGATTCTGGACGGCGCCGGAGGAGAGTACCGTCCGGAGCTGTCGCTGCCGCTCCATCACGCCATGAGCATGCCGTGCGACACATCCCCGCCCGGGATGAGCGGTACGTACACCACGCTGACCCCGCTACAGCCATTACCGCCCATCTCGACGGTGTCCGACAAATTCCACCATCCGCATCACCACCACCATCACCACCATCAACGTCTCTCTGGGAACGTGAGCGGGAGTTTTACTCTCATGCGGGATGAGAGAGCTCTACCGGCCATGAACAACCTCTACAGCCCCTATCATAAAGACATGAGCGGGATGGGTCAGAGCTTGTCCCCCCTGGCCAGCAGTCCGTTAGGAAACGGCCTGGGCTCCATCCACAACGCCCAGCAGTCGCTCCACAACTACGGGGCGCACGGGCACGACAAGATGCTGAGCTCCAACTTTGACGCCCACACTGCCATGTTGGCCAGAGGGGACCAGCACCTCTCCAGGGGCCTCGGTGGCCCCGCGGCGGGCATGATGCCCCATCTGAACGGGATGCACCACACCGGGCATCCGAGCCATCCTCAATCCCACGGGCCCGTGTTGGCTTCCAGCCGGGACAGACcgccctcctcctcctcctcgtcCGTGACTCCGGGCGCCGGCTCGGGACAGCTCGAGGAGATCAACACCAAAGAAGTGGCTCAGCGCATCACGGCCGAGCTGAAGCGCTACAGCATCCCGCAGGCCATCTTCGCGCAACGGGTTCTGTGCCGTTCGCAGGGCACCTTGTCGGACCTGCTGCGGAACCCGAAACCCTGGAGTAAACTCAAGTCCGGACGGGAGACGTTTCGGAGGATGTGGAAATGGTTACAGGAGCCCGAGTTTCAGAGGATGTCGGCCCTTCGGCTTGCAG TGATATTAAGAGGATTTTCAACAGCATTAAGGATAGTGCCGAAGCCTCATGGACGTttggagatgtttgctgtagaAGCTTTAATGCTCCGTCCCTGCAGGGTTCCAGTCTCACAGATGGCTTTGGGTTGGGGGGGTATTATGTGA